A stretch of the Argentina anserina chromosome 6, drPotAnse1.1, whole genome shotgun sequence genome encodes the following:
- the LOC126799188 gene encoding WD repeat-containing protein LWD1-like, translating into MQTPTEKKPGVYTYVGQWPIYSLAWSVRNDKPSRLAIGSFIEDYSNKVELVQFNSSTSDFATDNRLMFDHPFAPTNLMFFPSEAATNPDLIATSGDYLRIWEIHDDRIELKSLLNSNMSSEFNSAITSFDWAEFDTRRVATSSVDTTCTIWDIETEAVDTQLVAHDKEVYDISWGGFNVFASASGDGTVRVFDLRNKERSTIVYENPAQESLLRLEWNKHDPTFIATVEVDSSKVVILDIRFPTAPIMELNKHGASVNAISWSPGMGHQLCSASDDSRAMIWEVVRTRFGSDGADVEPEVWYEATAQINQVRWSPLELDWIAIAFMNKLQILKV; encoded by the exons ATGCAAACTCCAACAGAGAAAAAACCAGGCGTCTACACTTACGTGGGTCAATGGCCAATCTATTCCTTGGCCTGGTCAGTTCGCAATGACAAGCCTTCACGCCTCGCCATTGGAAGCTTCATCGAAGACTACAGCAACAAAGTCGAACTCGTCCAGTTCAACTCTTCCACCTCCGACTTCGCCACCGATAACCGCCTCATGTTCGACCACCCTTTTGCCCCAACGAACCTCATGTTCTTCCCTTCTGAGGCGGCCACCAATCCCGACCTCATAGCGACCTCCGGTGACTACTTACGCATTTGGGAGATCCATGACGACCGAATCGAGCTCAAGTCGCTACTGAATAGCAACATGAGCAGCGAGTTCAACTCAGCCATAACATCATTTGATTGGGCAGAGTTTGACACTCGACGAGTGGCAACATCGAGTGTTGACACAACGTGTACGATTTGGGACATTGAGACGGAGGCTGTGGACACCCAACTGGTGGCTCATGACAAAGAAGTTTATGACATTTCTTGGGGTGGATTCAATGTGTTTGCTTCCGCTTCTGGGGATGGCACTGTTAGGGTGTTTGACTTAAGAAACAAAGAGAG GTCGACAATAGTATATGAAAACCCTGCCCAAGAGTCATTGTTGAGGCTAGAATGGAACAAACATGACCCAACGTTCATAGCCACGGTTGAAGTGGACAGCAGCAAGGTGGTGATATTGGATATTAGATTTCCCACAGCACCAATAATGGAGCTAAACAAGCATGGAGCCAGTGTGAATGCCATATCATGGTCGCCAGGCATGGGGCACCAGCTATGTTCGGCGAGTGATGATTCAAGGGCTATGATATGGGAGGTGGTGCGAACCAGGTTTGGATCCGATGGGGCAGACGTCGAGCCGGAGGTGTGGTACGAAGCGACGGCTCAGATTAATCAAGTGCGGTGGTCACCGCTCGAGTTGGATTGGATTGCCATTGCTTTCATGAACAAGTTGCAGATATTGAAGGTTTAG